A part of Bacillus thuringiensis genomic DNA contains:
- a CDS encoding GNAT family N-acetyltransferase, translated as MGIKVRAVEIQDARAIHRICIQDDVLPYMVFLPSMRVDAMENRIRNLAQNQFEFVAEYDGEVVGFVGLTQSPGRRSHSGDLFIGVDSEYHNKGIGQALLTKMLDLADNWLMLERVELGVLETNPKAKSLYKKFGFVEEGVKIGNLKAHGKFINEIMMSRFRPDGLIVHNG; from the coding sequence ATGGGGATCAAAGTAAGAGCGGTAGAAATTCAAGATGCTAGAGCAATTCATCGTATATGCATACAAGATGATGTTTTACCTTATATGGTTTTCTTACCTAGCATGCGTGTAGATGCAATGGAAAATAGAATTCGAAATTTAGCACAGAATCAATTTGAATTTGTTGCAGAGTATGATGGAGAAGTTGTTGGATTTGTTGGGTTAACTCAAAGTCCAGGACGTAGATCTCATTCGGGGGATTTGTTTATAGGGGTAGATAGTGAATATCATAATAAAGGTATTGGACAAGCTCTTCTTACAAAAATGCTTGATTTGGCTGATAATTGGTTAATGTTAGAGAGAGTAGAACTTGGTGTTTTAGAAACGAATCCTAAAGCGAAATCTCTATATAAAAAATTCGGATTTGTAGAAGAGGGAGTAAAGATAGGGAATTTGAAGGCTCACGGGAAGTTTATTAATGAAATTATGATGAGTCGTTTTAGACCTGACGGTTTAATCGTACATAATGGATAG
- a CDS encoding DMT family transporter, whose amino-acid sequence MKSPILSYFILFFGVFALSTSAIFVKLADAPAAIIAFYRLFFATLILLPLLLFNKNNRNELNTVTKRQWGFGFISGLFLATHYVLWFESLQYTSVASSTVIVTLQPLFSMIGGYFLFKEIFTKGAVIGCLIAISGSIIIGWQDFQISGEALYGDILAFIAAGIITAYFFISQHVRKDLSLIPYSVISYGSSACFLGIFAYMQQESFIHYSTQTWLCFIGLAFVATILGQTIFNWLLKWMSATVISMSILGETIGTCMLAYFILNETISLQQGLGITVIFIGLALFLMQPKLPNNN is encoded by the coding sequence GTGAAATCACCTATTCTTTCATATTTCATCTTATTTTTCGGCGTATTTGCCCTATCAACTTCAGCGATTTTTGTAAAATTAGCCGATGCTCCTGCGGCTATCATCGCTTTTTATCGATTATTCTTTGCTACACTAATTTTGTTACCCTTGTTACTTTTCAATAAAAATAATCGAAACGAGCTAAACACAGTAACAAAAAGACAATGGGGATTTGGATTCATATCAGGGTTATTTTTAGCTACCCATTATGTACTTTGGTTTGAATCATTACAATATACTTCTGTAGCAAGTTCTACAGTTATCGTAACGTTACAACCTTTATTTTCAATGATTGGCGGTTACTTTCTATTTAAAGAGATATTTACGAAAGGTGCAGTCATTGGTTGCCTCATCGCTATTTCAGGAAGTATCATAATTGGATGGCAAGACTTCCAAATTAGCGGTGAAGCTTTATACGGAGATATTTTAGCGTTTATTGCGGCCGGAATTATTACCGCATACTTTTTCATTAGCCAACATGTTCGTAAAGATTTATCACTTATACCGTATTCGGTAATTAGTTATGGAAGTAGCGCCTGTTTTCTTGGTATATTTGCTTACATGCAGCAAGAATCTTTCATCCATTACTCTACGCAAACTTGGTTGTGTTTTATTGGCTTAGCGTTTGTTGCAACGATTTTAGGGCAAACAATTTTTAATTGGTTATTAAAATGGATGAGTGCTACTGTAATCTCTATGAGTATTCTAGGAGAAACGATTGGAACTTGTATGCTGGCATACTTTATATTAAATGAGACTATTTCTTTACAACAAGGACTAGGCATTACAGTTATTTTTATTGGTTTAGCATTATTTTTAATGCAACCCAAACTGCCTAACAACAACTAA
- a CDS encoding helix-turn-helix domain-containing protein: MQYDGRKEVFTMIHDRLGQTVLSYRKKNNMTIREFADYAGISTSLISQIERGYANPSLSVLELIAKALNVPLFTLFINEIDTDSLISKKKDRKKVYRENNDHIVYDVLTPDFMKARIEMLIMDLNKQAKTTEGHYSHEDKEEIAVVMKGEVYVELEGKEYFLEEGDVVRIPPNVKHRFLNKSDESNHILFVLTPSLG; encoded by the coding sequence ATGCAATATGATGGACGAAAGGAAGTTTTTACTATGATACATGATAGACTCGGACAAACTGTATTAAGTTATCGGAAGAAAAATAATATGACAATTCGTGAGTTTGCTGATTATGCAGGGATTAGTACTTCACTAATTAGCCAAATTGAAAGAGGATATGCGAATCCTTCTTTGAGTGTATTGGAATTAATTGCGAAAGCATTAAATGTACCATTATTTACACTTTTTATTAATGAAATCGATACAGATTCACTCATTTCTAAGAAAAAAGATCGCAAGAAAGTATATCGGGAAAACAATGATCACATTGTATATGATGTATTAACACCAGATTTTATGAAAGCACGTATTGAAATGTTAATAATGGATTTAAATAAACAAGCAAAAACAACGGAAGGTCATTATTCACATGAAGATAAGGAAGAAATTGCTGTTGTCATGAAAGGAGAAGTGTATGTGGAGTTAGAAGGAAAAGAGTATTTTTTAGAAGAAGGTGATGTTGTACGTATTCCGCCAAATGTGAAACATCGTTTTTTAAATAAAAGTGATGAATCTAATCATATTTTATTTGTATTGACGCCATCTTTAGGATGA
- a CDS encoding aspartyl-phosphate phosphatase Spo0E family protein — MELVKLEKVIEIKKEELLYLVSDYGIQHEKVLALSQEIDKLINYFMFLK, encoded by the coding sequence ATGGAATTAGTGAAATTGGAAAAAGTCATTGAAATAAAGAAAGAAGAACTTTTATATTTAGTATCGGATTACGGAATTCAGCATGAAAAAGTATTAGCGTTAAGCCAAGAAATAGACAAATTGATTAATTACTTTATGTTTTTAAAATAA
- a CDS encoding alpha/beta fold hydrolase translates to MILHTHISGEGEPIVLLHSGGMTGLVEFEEQVEFFRGKNYQVIRLDLRGHGKSGGTVDNYFLRSVKDLNDTLEHLQIIRCHIVGVSLGGIAALLFAKKYPDKVRTLTFSGIFPLKRGNWEESQEYEAKCHQQLMENEEVITYMNQIHEKSDWKALLESWQVKGWYPFDETGDVANLEVPTLCIAGGDSEDEVTAATTFKQLNDNIHIAVIPFAGHLVHNDQPEIYSNILSNFLQNAQAASRI, encoded by the coding sequence ATGATATTACATACACACATTTCAGGCGAAGGTGAACCGATTGTACTTTTACATTCTGGTGGTATGACAGGTTTAGTAGAATTCGAAGAACAGGTAGAGTTTTTTCGAGGGAAAAACTATCAAGTAATACGTCTTGATTTAAGAGGACATGGAAAATCAGGGGGAACAGTAGATAATTATTTCCTGCGCTCTGTTAAAGATTTAAATGATACTTTAGAGCATTTGCAAATTATTAGATGCCATATAGTCGGTGTTTCACTAGGAGGAATCGCTGCTTTATTATTTGCAAAAAAATATCCAGATAAAGTGAGAACGTTAACTTTTTCAGGTATCTTTCCGCTTAAGAGAGGAAATTGGGAGGAGTCTCAGGAGTACGAAGCGAAGTGCCACCAGCAATTGATGGAAAATGAAGAAGTAATAACATATATGAATCAAATCCATGAAAAAAGTGATTGGAAAGCATTGCTTGAATCGTGGCAAGTTAAAGGTTGGTACCCATTTGATGAGACGGGTGATGTAGCTAATCTTGAAGTGCCTACACTTTGTATTGCTGGGGGAGATTCAGAAGATGAAGTTACAGCTGCTACAACGTTCAAACAATTAAACGACAACATACATATCGCCGTTATTCCGTTTGCCGGTCATTTAGTTCATAATGATCAACCGGAAATATATTCGAATATATTGTCTAATTTCTTACAGAATGCACAAGCTGCTAGTCGAATATAA
- a CDS encoding protoporphyrinogen oxidase, producing the protein MKTVVVIGGGITGLSTMFYLEKFKKDYNIDLNLILVEKEEYLGGKIHSVEEKDFIMESGADSIVARNEYIMPLVKDLNLEEEMVYNETGISYIYSDNTLHPIPSDTIFGIPMSVESLFSSTLVSTKGKIVALKDFITKNKEFTKDTSLAVFLESFLGKELVERQIAPVLSGVYSGKLNELTMASTLPYLLDYKNKYGSIIKGFEENKKQFQSAGNKKFVSFKGGLSTIIDRLEEVLTETVVKKGVITTAIRKQGEHYEISFANHESIQADSVVVAAPHDIAETLLQSTELNEQFHTFKNSSLISIYLGFDILDEQLPADGTGFIVTENSDLHCDACTWTSRKWKHTSGKQKLLVRMFYKSTNPVYETIKNYSEEELVRVALYDIEKSLGIKGEPEVVEVTNWKDLMPKYHLEHNQAVQTLQEKMTDLYPNVYLAGASYYGVGIGACIGNGKNTANEIMATLNEPSN; encoded by the coding sequence ATGAAAACAGTTGTTGTTATCGGTGGAGGTATAACGGGACTTTCTACTATGTTTTATTTAGAAAAATTTAAAAAGGATTATAATATTGATTTAAATTTAATCCTTGTAGAAAAAGAAGAGTATTTAGGCGGTAAAATCCATAGTGTAGAAGAAAAAGATTTTATTATGGAATCAGGAGCAGATTCTATCGTTGCCCGTAATGAATATATTATGCCACTTGTAAAGGATTTAAATTTAGAAGAAGAAATGGTATATAACGAAACGGGTATTTCTTACATATACTCTGATAATACTTTACATCCAATTCCTTCTGACACTATATTTGGGATACCGATGAGTGTCGAGTCGTTGTTTAGCAGTACGCTAGTATCAACGAAAGGGAAAATTGTTGCTTTAAAAGATTTCATAACGAAAAATAAAGAGTTTACAAAAGATACTTCACTTGCTGTATTTTTAGAAAGCTTTTTAGGGAAAGAATTAGTGGAAAGACAAATTGCTCCAGTGCTTTCAGGTGTATATTCCGGTAAATTGAATGAACTTACTATGGCATCGACATTACCGTATTTACTGGATTATAAAAATAAATATGGAAGTATTATTAAAGGTTTTGAAGAGAATAAAAAACAATTTCAATCAGCGGGAAACAAAAAGTTCGTATCATTTAAAGGTGGACTATCTACGATTATTGATCGTTTAGAAGAAGTGCTGACTGAGACTGTTGTTAAGAAAGGTGTTATAACGACAGCTATAAGGAAACAAGGTGAGCACTATGAAATCTCCTTTGCAAATCATGAATCCATCCAAGCTGATTCTGTTGTTGTAGCAGCTCCGCATGATATTGCAGAAACTTTATTACAGTCTACTGAGTTAAACGAGCAGTTTCATACATTTAAAAACTCATCTCTTATAAGTATTTACCTAGGATTTGATATATTAGATGAACAATTACCGGCGGACGGCACAGGATTTATCGTAACGGAGAATAGTGATTTACATTGTGATGCTTGTACATGGACAAGCCGAAAGTGGAAACATACATCTGGAAAACAAAAGCTATTAGTAAGAATGTTTTATAAGAGTACCAATCCAGTATATGAAACGATTAAAAATTATAGTGAAGAAGAATTAGTACGAGTCGCTTTATACGATATTGAAAAGAGTCTCGGAATTAAAGGTGAACCAGAAGTAGTTGAAGTTACAAATTGGAAAGATTTAATGCCGAAATATCATTTAGAACATAATCAAGCGGTTCAAACATTACAAGAAAAAATGACGGATCTATATCCAAATGTATATTTAGCTGGTGCCTCATATTACGGTGTCGGAATTGGTGCATGTATTGGAAATGGAAAGAACACTGCAAATGAAATAATGGCAACATTAAATGAACCGTCAAATTAA
- a CDS encoding GNAT family N-acetyltransferase: MVFPILETERLRLVEIEQSYCQKIYEIFSLDEVTCYYGMNSFTEFGQASRMIESFSKNYFEKKAIRWGIVLKETNTLIGTIGLNNLQLWSKRSEIGYDLHPRYWGNGYASEAAGEIIHYGFRDLGLFRIGAITYPENVTSCKMLSKIGFHKEGLLRGYIHQGNKQHDALLYSIIRTDVENINL; this comes from the coding sequence ATGGTATTTCCTATATTAGAAACAGAACGTTTGCGTTTAGTTGAAATAGAACAATCTTATTGTCAAAAAATATATGAAATCTTTTCATTGGATGAGGTAACATGTTATTACGGCATGAATTCTTTTACGGAGTTCGGACAAGCTTCACGTATGATTGAATCTTTTTCGAAAAATTACTTCGAGAAAAAAGCGATACGATGGGGGATTGTACTAAAAGAAACAAATACTTTAATAGGTACAATTGGATTAAATAATTTACAACTATGGAGTAAACGATCTGAAATTGGATATGACTTACACCCTCGATATTGGGGGAATGGTTATGCGTCAGAGGCGGCCGGGGAAATTATTCATTATGGATTTCGTGATTTAGGCTTATTTAGAATTGGTGCTATTACATACCCTGAAAATGTTACTTCTTGTAAAATGTTATCTAAAATAGGTTTTCATAAGGAAGGGTTATTACGTGGATACATTCATCAAGGAAATAAGCAACATGATGCACTATTGTATTCTATAATTCGAACGGATGTAGAGAATATAAATTTATAA
- a CDS encoding cold-shock protein — protein sequence MYRNRKNDVAEVPPEQTPVWECEAEDCLGWMRKNFSFEEEPKCPLCKSSMKSGERLLPKLG from the coding sequence ATGTATCGCAATCGAAAGAACGATGTAGCAGAAGTACCACCAGAACAAACCCCTGTCTGGGAATGTGAAGCAGAGGATTGTTTAGGATGGATGAGAAAGAACTTTTCATTTGAAGAAGAGCCTAAATGCCCTTTATGTAAAAGTAGCATGAAAAGCGGAGAACGTTTATTACCTAAGTTAGGTTAA
- the cspD gene encoding cold-shock protein CspD has translation MTLTGKVKWFNSEKGFGFIEVADGNDVFVHFSAITGDGFKSLDEGQEVSFEVEDGNRGPQAKNVVKL, from the coding sequence ATGACATTAACAGGTAAAGTAAAATGGTTTAACAGCGAAAAAGGTTTCGGTTTCATCGAAGTTGCAGACGGTAACGACGTATTCGTTCACTTCTCAGCTATCACTGGCGACGGCTTCAAATCTCTTGACGAAGGTCAAGAAGTTAGCTTCGAAGTTGAAGACGGTAACCGTGGACCTCAAGCTAAAAACGTTGTAAAGCTATAA
- a CDS encoding CPBP family intramembrane glutamic endopeptidase has translation MQFTQFKIIEAAKEGRKKVHPVFAVILAIVFLTLGELFMLFMLFLPKTETLLMKAIYSDIEMILTFGGAIFFVFLWIRFVEKRSISSIGFWSNQWIRKYLKGALIGFVFISIPVMLLLLTGNVQLQMQQITSTAILGIVGSLVAFLIQGATEEIVVRGWLFPVLSVRSRIWVGIVVTSFLFGFLHLLNPGITILSISNIILVGVFAAFYVLKDSSLWGICAWHSIWNWAQYNVFGFAVSGMTMYSTPLFKPVTNGGESLHGGSFGIEGSIITTIMLSIASIILWRQLWGRKAKQGNLS, from the coding sequence TTGCAATTTACTCAATTTAAAATAATTGAAGCAGCCAAAGAAGGAAGAAAAAAAGTTCATCCAGTATTCGCTGTTATACTTGCAATTGTATTTTTAACGTTAGGTGAATTGTTCATGTTATTTATGTTGTTTTTACCGAAAACAGAAACACTTTTAATGAAGGCAATTTATAGCGATATTGAGATGATATTGACGTTTGGCGGAGCTATATTTTTTGTTTTTTTATGGATCAGATTCGTAGAAAAAAGATCAATTTCATCTATTGGCTTTTGGAGTAATCAGTGGATAAGAAAATATTTGAAAGGTGCATTAATAGGTTTTGTTTTCATTTCAATACCAGTTATGCTCCTTTTATTAACAGGAAATGTACAACTACAAATGCAACAAATTACATCAACCGCTATACTTGGGATTGTGGGATCTTTAGTTGCTTTTTTAATACAAGGTGCGACAGAAGAAATTGTTGTTAGAGGGTGGTTATTTCCAGTTCTTTCTGTTAGAAGCCGTATATGGGTCGGGATTGTTGTGACTTCTTTTTTATTTGGTTTTCTTCATTTACTAAATCCAGGTATTACAATTCTTTCAATATCGAATATAATATTAGTTGGTGTGTTTGCAGCTTTTTACGTTTTGAAAGATAGTAGTCTTTGGGGCATATGCGCATGGCATTCCATTTGGAATTGGGCACAATATAATGTTTTCGGTTTTGCAGTTAGTGGAATGACAATGTACTCTACACCACTTTTTAAACCTGTAACAAACGGAGGGGAATCCCTTCATGGAGGCTCGTTCGGAATTGAGGGGAGTATCATAACAACAATAATGCTTTCTATCGCTTCAATTATTTTATGGAGACAGTTGTGGGGGAGGAAAGCGAAACAAGGGAATTTAAGTTAA
- a CDS encoding AAA family ATPase — protein MKVGETMGIIAFEGASAVGKSTTCRELEKNYGAYIIPEVNFLFERPKNEHRTWYFEKQVERWNIAMQKSKQYEIVILDGDIYQPLSYNWCFHFEIFDQPLSLIENFYKEKLVNREIGFPDQYFYLYTNDEELRKRKESDETKRRRNFEKHLHISKSFQRYYENLNAVTDGYCKVIEAKSVKSNELEIVNNLNSLNVCEESRFDVSKLDAITKWLKEHRA, from the coding sequence ATGAAAGTGGGAGAAACTATGGGGATTATAGCGTTTGAGGGAGCAAGTGCGGTTGGTAAGAGCACAACGTGTCGGGAGTTAGAAAAGAATTATGGTGCTTATATTATACCCGAAGTGAATTTTTTATTTGAAAGACCAAAAAATGAGCACAGAACATGGTATTTTGAAAAACAAGTAGAGCGCTGGAATATAGCAATGCAGAAATCGAAGCAATATGAAATAGTAATACTTGATGGCGACATTTATCAACCACTTAGTTATAATTGGTGTTTCCATTTTGAAATATTTGATCAGCCATTATCTTTAATAGAAAACTTTTATAAAGAAAAGCTGGTCAATAGGGAAATTGGTTTTCCTGATCAATATTTTTATTTATATACGAATGATGAAGAGCTGAGAAAACGGAAAGAATCTGACGAGACAAAAAGAAGAAGAAACTTTGAAAAACATTTACATATATCCAAATCGTTTCAACGCTATTATGAAAATTTAAATGCCGTTACAGACGGATACTGCAAAGTGATCGAAGCAAAAAGTGTAAAATCGAATGAATTAGAAATTGTAAATAATTTAAACAGTTTAAATGTTTGTGAAGAGAGCCGTTTTGATGTTTCGAAGTTAGATGCGATTACGAAGTGGTTAAAAGAACATCGTGCATAA
- a CDS encoding PRK06770 family protein, translating to MKTLFKIIGILAGMAVIGVGLTYGMLYYLNNSKPAAKKASPAAPAIEVLADSNVKAEDAKLLENGNHSLPNSGFNKNFKWTDENIQTALHEMAHQKTKADQKWGYIFITQERIESLLDIVKSNDLVQGNTYADILERWKQGKYEKMDADHNKIWKLQSGNLGEGKGVMSEAEQKELINQVFMQKGTYSGSQLIAGGGQTNK from the coding sequence ATGAAAACATTATTTAAAATAATAGGTATTTTAGCTGGTATGGCGGTAATCGGTGTAGGTTTAACATATGGTATGCTGTATTATTTGAATAATAGTAAACCAGCTGCGAAAAAGGCATCACCAGCCGCTCCAGCAATAGAAGTGCTAGCTGATAGTAATGTAAAAGCTGAAGATGCAAAGCTTTTAGAAAATGGCAATCATTCATTACCGAATAGCGGTTTTAATAAAAATTTCAAATGGACAGATGAGAACATACAAACAGCATTACATGAAATGGCACATCAAAAAACGAAAGCTGATCAAAAGTGGGGCTATATTTTTATCACACAAGAACGTATTGAAAGTTTACTTGATATTGTAAAGAGCAATGATTTAGTACAAGGAAATACATATGCAGACATTTTAGAGAGATGGAAACAAGGGAAATATGAAAAGATGGACGCAGATCACAATAAGATTTGGAAATTACAAAGCGGGAATTTAGGTGAAGGAAAAGGGGTAATGTCAGAAGCGGAACAAAAAGAGTTAATTAATCAAGTGTTTATGCAAAAAGGTACATATTCGGGTAGTCAATTAATTGCAGGTGGGGGACAGACTAATAAATAA
- a CDS encoding LysR family transcriptional regulator, giving the protein MEMRHVKTFCAIVKHGSFSKAAQALGYAQSTVTAHMKALENDLHLPLFDRLGKKILLTKAGHQFHPYALELLAIYAKAQEIPQNTDQLEGTLSITSNESLAVYRLPQLLRIYKQKNPKVNIVLETNTNEQALQKLREEETDVIFIIGESMEHNDFITRTFSNETFGWILPPHYSTHANPFCLLKDTQFIFTEQSCGYRPMVDRFLRQSGNIPAKTFETSNVEVIKQSVMCELGISILPHIVVQESCQKEQLCYQPIETPSVIQSHVIYHKSRWISPVLQSFLSLLERD; this is encoded by the coding sequence ATGGAAATGAGACACGTTAAAACATTTTGTGCCATTGTAAAGCACGGTAGTTTTTCTAAAGCTGCTCAAGCGTTAGGGTATGCGCAATCTACTGTAACAGCGCATATGAAAGCATTAGAAAACGATTTACATCTCCCTCTTTTCGATCGGTTAGGGAAAAAAATACTTCTTACAAAAGCAGGTCATCAATTTCATCCTTATGCTTTAGAATTACTTGCAATTTACGCAAAAGCACAAGAAATCCCTCAAAATACCGATCAATTAGAAGGTACATTGAGTATTACATCAAACGAATCATTAGCAGTGTACCGTTTACCACAATTATTACGTATTTACAAACAGAAAAACCCGAAAGTAAATATCGTACTTGAAACAAACACAAATGAACAAGCATTACAAAAATTACGTGAAGAAGAAACAGATGTTATTTTCATAATTGGAGAAAGTATGGAACATAATGATTTTATTACGCGTACTTTTAGTAATGAAACATTTGGATGGATTTTACCTCCCCATTACTCTACACACGCCAATCCATTTTGTTTATTAAAAGATACTCAGTTTATTTTTACTGAACAAAGCTGCGGCTATAGACCAATGGTAGATCGTTTTTTACGTCAAAGCGGCAATATTCCAGCTAAAACATTTGAAACTTCCAATGTTGAAGTCATTAAACAATCCGTTATGTGTGAGTTAGGGATTTCAATTCTTCCTCACATCGTTGTACAAGAAAGTTGTCAAAAAGAACAACTCTGTTATCAGCCTATTGAAACTCCATCAGTTATTCAAAGTCATGTAATCTATCATAAATCTAGATGGATTTCACCCGTTTTACAATCGTTTCTTTCCTTACTAGAGCGAGACTAA
- a CDS encoding aspartate-semialdehyde dehydrogenase, translating into MIEKGYHVAVVGATGAVGQKIIELLEKETKFNIVEVTLLSSNRSAGKIVQFKGRELIIKEAKTTSFEGVDIAFFSAGGEVSRQFVNHAVSSGAIVIDNTSEYRMAHDVPLVVPEVNAHTLKDHKGIIAVPNCSALQMVTALQPIRKAFGVERIIVSTYQAVSGSGIHAIHELKEQAKSILAGEEVESTILPVKKDKKHYPIAFNVLPQVDIFTDNDFTFEEVKMIQETKKILEDPNLKMAATCVRVPVVSGHSESVYIELEKEATVAEIRAVLLDASGVVLQDNPSEQLYPMPLYAEGKIDTFVGRIRKDPDIPNGFHLWIVSDNLLKGAAWNSVQIAETIVEEGII; encoded by the coding sequence ATGATTGAAAAGGGTTATCATGTAGCTGTTGTGGGTGCTACAGGTGCAGTTGGGCAGAAAATTATTGAATTGTTAGAGAAAGAAACTAAATTTAATATAGTTGAAGTTACATTGCTTTCGTCAAACCGATCGGCTGGTAAGATAGTACAATTTAAGGGGCGAGAGCTCATTATAAAAGAAGCAAAAACAACTAGCTTTGAAGGTGTGGATATTGCCTTTTTTAGCGCTGGAGGAGAAGTTTCTAGACAATTTGTGAATCATGCAGTGTCTAGTGGTGCAATCGTAATTGACAACACGAGTGAATACCGAATGGCGCATGATGTACCGCTCGTTGTTCCAGAAGTAAATGCGCACACTTTAAAGGATCATAAAGGTATTATAGCAGTTCCGAATTGTTCAGCATTACAGATGGTGACGGCACTTCAACCAATTCGAAAAGCATTTGGAGTGGAACGAATTATTGTTTCCACATACCAAGCTGTGTCAGGTTCGGGAATTCATGCGATTCATGAATTAAAAGAACAGGCTAAGTCAATACTTGCAGGTGAAGAGGTTGAGAGCACTATATTACCAGTGAAGAAAGATAAAAAGCATTATCCAATTGCGTTTAATGTATTGCCTCAAGTAGACATATTCACTGATAATGATTTCACCTTTGAAGAAGTAAAGATGATTCAAGAAACGAAGAAAATTTTAGAAGACCCAAACCTGAAAATGGCAGCTACTTGTGTGCGTGTTCCGGTTGTATCAGGTCATTCAGAATCGGTTTATATTGAACTTGAAAAAGAAGCAACTGTTGCAGAAATAAGAGCAGTGTTGCTGGATGCATCAGGTGTTGTATTACAAGATAACCCAAGTGAACAGTTGTATCCAATGCCATTATATGCAGAAGGGAAAATAGATACATTTGTCGGGAGAATTAGAAAGGATCCTGATATACCAAACGGATTCCATCTTTGGATCGTTTCCGATAATTTATTAAAAGGTGCGGCTTGGAACTCGGTTCAAATTGCAGAAACGATAGTGGAAGAGGGAATCATTTAG
- a CDS encoding C45 family autoproteolytic acyltransferase/hydolase, with protein sequence MYQVKGYFSSLTGSHYEIGKQQGEFVKQNPYLIPQFIQKENLISHHHWTESRNILHKYCPGINEEIEGFCEVLKIPAKHMMYYYQTLLKAGCSHCVVLPKKTDLKHTYVLRNYDLSPKIDDMRFCSTHVEGAYAHSGFSTQYFGRTEGINEHGLAVTFSACGQPVGNIEGLRKPVLSGLQCFAVIRVLLEKCKNVQEAKSLIEEIPIASNINLIVADPLDAARIEIFDGYKSITPIDEENQDFIVSTNHAISLPIQKLSNRRLEQSTNRYHTLYEYLNRNELVSLESLKGLVEKEYPAGLTVHNYEEWFGTLHSVLFDLHNRTMKICFGSPILNDWYSLEVGGSLLFSEVNVKFKNKTYADFWREEYN encoded by the coding sequence ATGTATCAAGTAAAGGGGTATTTTTCATCGCTAACAGGAAGTCATTATGAAATCGGTAAGCAACAAGGGGAGTTTGTGAAACAAAATCCTTATCTCATTCCACAATTTATACAGAAAGAAAACTTAATATCGCATCACCATTGGACTGAATCCAGAAATATATTACATAAATATTGTCCTGGAATTAATGAAGAAATTGAAGGTTTTTGTGAAGTGTTGAAAATTCCTGCTAAACATATGATGTATTATTATCAAACGTTATTAAAAGCAGGATGTAGTCATTGTGTCGTATTACCTAAAAAGACAGATTTAAAGCATACCTATGTATTAAGAAACTATGATTTGTCACCAAAAATAGATGATATGCGTTTTTGTTCAACTCATGTTGAAGGTGCGTATGCACATAGTGGTTTTTCTACTCAATATTTTGGCCGAACGGAAGGGATTAACGAGCATGGATTAGCTGTTACATTTTCAGCATGTGGTCAACCAGTAGGAAATATTGAGGGGCTGCGAAAGCCAGTATTAAGTGGTTTACAATGTTTTGCGGTAATTCGAGTGTTATTGGAGAAATGCAAAAATGTACAGGAGGCTAAGTCACTAATAGAAGAAATACCGATTGCTAGTAATATTAATCTAATAGTAGCAGATCCATTAGACGCAGCGCGTATTGAAATATTTGACGGGTATAAATCAATAACTCCAATTGATGAGGAAAACCAAGATTTTATCGTATCAACAAACCATGCAATCAGTTTACCTATTCAAAAACTGAGTAATAGAAGATTAGAACAATCTACAAACAGATATCACACATTGTATGAATATTTAAATCGAAATGAACTAGTGAGTCTGGAGTCTTTAAAAGGATTAGTAGAAAAAGAATATCCTGCTGGGCTGACAGTACATAATTATGAAGAATGGTTTGGAACTTTGCATTCTGTCTTATTTGATTTACATAATCGTACAATGAAGATTTGTTTCGGATCACCAATTTTAAACGACTGGTACTCGTTGGAAGTTGGAGGAAGTCTTTTATTTTCTGAAGTAAATGTGAAATTTAAAAATAAAACGTATGCTGACTTTTGGAGAGAAGAGTATAATTAA